From the Phycisphaeraceae bacterium genome, one window contains:
- a CDS encoding sulfite exporter TauE/SafE family protein: protein MNAPWVELSTLGFLVIASIGLAAGTLGGLLGVGGSLIIIPLLTICYGRDQHLYQAAAMVVNIAVSVPSALRHRRAGAMIPQALRWMIPLAVVGVVLGVALSNLPIFQGPQGGIWLGRLLALFQLYVIALNIHRLLQPSSNTTANARITPLASASTGGAMGVVAGLLGIGGGAVAVPMQQAIMAMPLRNAIANSAAVICLSATIGALVKNATLAQHGMPWWTGLLLAAMLAPTAAIGGRLGANLTHSLPTRQVRIALIIVLALSAYKMAAL, encoded by the coding sequence ATGAACGCCCCCTGGGTCGAACTCTCCACCCTTGGCTTCCTCGTCATCGCCTCCATCGGCCTCGCCGCCGGCACCCTCGGCGGACTCCTGGGCGTAGGCGGGTCCCTCATCATCATCCCCCTCCTCACCATCTGCTACGGCCGCGACCAGCATCTCTACCAGGCCGCCGCCATGGTCGTGAACATCGCCGTCTCCGTACCCAGCGCCCTCCGACACCGACGCGCCGGTGCCATGATCCCCCAAGCCCTCCGCTGGATGATCCCCCTCGCCGTCGTTGGCGTCGTCCTGGGCGTCGCCCTCAGCAACCTGCCCATCTTCCAGGGACCCCAAGGCGGAATCTGGCTCGGACGACTCCTCGCCCTCTTCCAACTCTACGTCATCGCTCTCAACATCCACCGACTCCTCCAACCCTCCTCCAACACCACCGCCAACGCCCGAATCACACCCCTCGCCTCCGCCTCCACAGGCGGGGCCATGGGCGTCGTCGCAGGACTCCTTGGCATCGGCGGCGGGGCAGTAGCCGTACCCATGCAACAAGCCATCATGGCCATGCCCCTCCGCAACGCCATCGCCAACTCCGCCGCCGTCATCTGCCTCTCCGCCACCATCGGCGCCCTCGTCAAAAACGCCACCCTCGCCCAACACGGCATGCCCTGGTGGACCGGACTCCTCCTCGCCGCCATGCTCGCACCCACCGCCGCCATAGGCGGTCGACTCGGAGCCAACCTCACCCACAGCCTGCCAACACGGCAGGTCCGCATCGCACTCATCATCGTCCTCGCACTCTCCGCCTACAAAATGGCCGCCCTCTGA